One window of Nymphaea colorata isolate Beijing-Zhang1983 chromosome 1, ASM883128v2, whole genome shotgun sequence genomic DNA carries:
- the LOC116265910 gene encoding uncharacterized protein LOC116265910 isoform X1, translating to MDGSTSEIEELSKMAERKLSIRSSNDPRLGGGLQLHNPSSFSSSSSSALVNVLQRLDQIDLRLKQIEDKRGPATSSSGSHQRCGTCPPNSYQSLKVATINLEKRCRSLAATLEEVQFKGTLMDRVRSLENRILQLSNELDSGSRTSCLLLKATDENEWRQQPAGGKHDPSYFQPSNQGPGKQGVDLYARFHQSPEPKSREKGQKNVSRHRNETKKADRNWPYRRWFSLGC from the exons ATGGACGGATCAACTTCGGAAATAGAAGAGCTCTCAAAGATGGCAGAACGAAAGCTCTCCATCAGAAGCAGCAATGATCCACGCCTTGGTGGTGGTCTCCAACTTCACAATCCGTCGTcattctcttcatcatcttcttctgcATTAGTTAATGTGCTTCAGAGATTGGATCAGATAGATCTTCGG CTGAAGCAGATAGAGGACAAGAGGGGTCCGGCGACGTCGTCATCGGGAAGCCATCAGCGTTGTGGAACTTGTCCACCCAACAGCTACCAATCTCTCAAAGTGGCGACCATCAACCTGGAGAAGCGTTGCAGATCGTTGGCAGCGACGCTTGAAGAGGTCCAGTTCAAAGGCACCCTCATGGACCGAGTCCGATCACTCGAGAATCGGATTCTACAG TTGAGCAATGAATTGGACAGTGGAAGCAGAACAAGCTGCCTCCTGCTAAAGGCAACAGATGAGAATGAATGGCGTCAACAACCAGCAGGCGGCAAGCATGATCCGTCGTACTTCCAACCATCCAACCAAGGACCTGGGAAGCAAGGAGTGGACCTTTATGCGCGTTTTCATCAAAGCCCAGAACCTAAATCACGGGAAAAAGGTCAGAAGAACGTCAGCAGGCACAGGAACGAGACGAAAAAGGCTGACAGGAATTGGCCCTACAGGAGATGGTTTTCGTTGGGGTGCTGA
- the LOC116265910 gene encoding uncharacterized protein LOC116265910 isoform X2: MDGSTSEIEELSKMAERKLSIRSSNDPRLGGGLQLHNPSSFSSSSSSALVNVLQRLDQIDLRIEDKRGPATSSSGSHQRCGTCPPNSYQSLKVATINLEKRCRSLAATLEEVQFKGTLMDRVRSLENRILQLSNELDSGSRTSCLLLKATDENEWRQQPAGGKHDPSYFQPSNQGPGKQGVDLYARFHQSPEPKSREKGQKNVSRHRNETKKADRNWPYRRWFSLGC; this comes from the exons ATGGACGGATCAACTTCGGAAATAGAAGAGCTCTCAAAGATGGCAGAACGAAAGCTCTCCATCAGAAGCAGCAATGATCCACGCCTTGGTGGTGGTCTCCAACTTCACAATCCGTCGTcattctcttcatcatcttcttctgcATTAGTTAATGTGCTTCAGAGATTGGATCAGATAGATCTTCGG ATAGAGGACAAGAGGGGTCCGGCGACGTCGTCATCGGGAAGCCATCAGCGTTGTGGAACTTGTCCACCCAACAGCTACCAATCTCTCAAAGTGGCGACCATCAACCTGGAGAAGCGTTGCAGATCGTTGGCAGCGACGCTTGAAGAGGTCCAGTTCAAAGGCACCCTCATGGACCGAGTCCGATCACTCGAGAATCGGATTCTACAG TTGAGCAATGAATTGGACAGTGGAAGCAGAACAAGCTGCCTCCTGCTAAAGGCAACAGATGAGAATGAATGGCGTCAACAACCAGCAGGCGGCAAGCATGATCCGTCGTACTTCCAACCATCCAACCAAGGACCTGGGAAGCAAGGAGTGGACCTTTATGCGCGTTTTCATCAAAGCCCAGAACCTAAATCACGGGAAAAAGGTCAGAAGAACGTCAGCAGGCACAGGAACGAGACGAAAAAGGCTGACAGGAATTGGCCCTACAGGAGATGGTTTTCGTTGGGGTGCTGA
- the LOC116261769 gene encoding uncharacterized protein LOC116261769: protein MAEGSQDEFGSLFEGMVLLTPQFQSNDVDDHPTPPSPPAHPQLSPSVPRSSSSLNRQTSGPLDENLFSDLTLMPAPTLIQQVPLESDAHNPPLVHKSTSAVASTPTTAGGTRRKKRGGVRIGYARESSFTSVHLDPHPTPSADHSSSLADVAAAAAAVAVAVAQVPASMSSEVSSSTPPAPLESLQNVDSDGEAPDSAPVPSVSDHHETEVTTQGETEVIVEKDASKSVPDDGTISERAVEETGAEETAEESGGGRSSPSDDAASFGQDPGFFEAKLESIKVTIADSLERVGVSAASAAAERKEAARRRRKAVHDVVVATSKHMELEKELEEACEKEEFERAERVSESLAVAERERQCCLDVLREVEAQCDAMYLKLQHALELQISAEEEGVSLLEQFAEDTAVTSDAARKDAHLVYSNDMEDWLSSKEQLEVKKMEIEIETHLIDDACSSLNSSIDCLIEDDNKEKEVLCRKRAELVEELEKLLALVRTKEAEIAECDAVIQVVNKRIDDVVSGFHQSQSDIDRKEDKLKSALHRITSEIEALEIKKQDVDQFLSVAEEKTSKLNAIATLAKEEARARSDLLHMRKSLSSSVLKSSAEKSRLVKTEEIIVEQVDALRQEISAARTSLQELSSKRATIQQEVASSKLRINFINRRGPELEAEKKVAAAARNFKEAGRIAAESKALSLEKENLQKKIDDAALELKEAEEEIEQTTRKLRETEETVLCKEKEAALARCKRLRLVAAEAMAERYSALEMGDLDEAGSLLSEAEDADSEASKLQLSYNFEGEEFEKLDKKLISVEVITKLSGEQLAKVAASHLSAM from the exons ATGGCAGAGGGATCACAAGATGAATTTGGGTCGCTCTTCGAAGGCATGGTCCTTCTCACTCCTCAATTCCAATCCAATGACGTCGACGACCACccaactcctccttctcctcccgCTCATCCCCAACTCTCTCCTTCCGTTCCCCGTTCCTCATCCTCTCTGAATCGTCAAACGAGCGGGCCACTTGATGAGAACCTCTTCTCGGACCTCACGCTTATGCCCGCGCCCACCCTCATTCAACAAGTGCCCCTGGAATCCGATGCCCATAATCCTCCTTTGGTTCACAAATCGACTTCCGCAGTGGCCTCTACGCCGACCACCGCCGGCGGTACCAGGAGGAAAAAGCGGGGAGGCGTCAGGATCGGATATGCCCGCGAGTCGTCCTTCACTTCCGTTCATCTAGATCCCCATCCTACCCCCTCCGCTGATcattcttcctctcttgctgatgttgctgctgcagcggcggcggtggcggtggcggtggcgcAGGTGCCGGCTTCTATGTCCTCCGAAGTCTCCTCTTCTACTCCTCCCGCGCCACTTGAGAGTCTCCAAAACGTTGATTCAGATGGAGAAGCTCCCGATTCTGCCCCGGTTCCTTCGGTGTCCGACCATCATGAGACGGAGGTAACTACCCAAGGGGAGACCGAGGTGATTGTGGAAAAAGACGCCTCCAAATCGGTTCCTGATGATGGTACCATTTCAGAACGAGCAGTAGAAGAAACAGGAGCAGAAGAAACAGCAGAAGAAAGCGGAGGGGGAAGATCCTCGCCGTCTGATGACGCTGCGTCattcggacaggaccccggcttCTTTGAGGCCAAATTGGAGTCGATCAAGGTAACGATAGCTGACAGTCTCGAGCGCGTGGGCGTCTCGGCAGCTTCAGCAGCCGCTGAACGGAAAGAGGCGGCTCGAAGGAGAAGGAAGGCCGTCCATGACGTCGTCGTCGCAACCAGCAAGCACATGGAATTGGAAAAGGAGCTAGAAGAGGCTTGCGAGAAGGAGGAATTCGAGAGGGCTGAGAGGGTGAGTGAGAGCTTGGCCGTTGCCGAAAGGGAGAGGCAATGTTGCCTGGATGTGCTGAGGGAGGTCGAAGCCCAATGCGACGCCATGTATCTGAAGCTGCAGCACGCTTTGGAGTTGCAGATTTCCGCCGAGGAGGAAGGAGTTTCCCTGCTCGAACAGTTCGCAGAG GACACTGCAGTTACCTCTGATGCAGCTAGGAAGGATGCCCATCTGGTTTACTCGAATGATATGGAAGATTGGCTTTCTTCCAAGGAGCAGTTAGAGGTGAAGAAAATGGAAATTGAGATCGAGACGCACTTGATAGACGATGCATGTTCTTCACTGAATAGTTCTATTGACTGTTTGATTGAGGATGacaataaagagaaagaagtttTATGCAGAAAGCGAGCAGAGCTTGTGGAGGAGTTGGAGAAACTACTTGCTTTGGTAAGAACTAAAGAAGCAGAGATTGCTGAATGTGATGCTGTAATCCAGGTGGTGAACAAAAGAATCGATGATGTGGTCTCTGGGTTTCATCAGTCACAGTCTGACATTGATAGGAAAGAAGACAAACTGAAATCTGCGTTGCACAGGATTACATCAGAAATTGAAGcactagaaataaaaaaacaggaCGTTGATCAGTTCCTGTCAGTGGCTGAGGAGAAAACATCGAAGCTTAATGCAATAGCAACCCTTGCTAAAGAAGAAGCAAGGGCACGATCTGATCTGTTGCATATGAGGAAATCTCTTTCATCGTCTGTGTTGAAGTCCAGTGCAGAAAAGTCCAGGCTTGTCAAGACTGAAGAAATAATTGTGGAGCAGGTAGATGCACTCAGACAAGAGATTTCTGCTGCACGAACCTCTCTTCAG GAATTATCCTCGAAGAGAGCAACCATCCAACAGGAGGTAGCCTCGTCCAAGCTAAGGATAAATTTCATCAACAGAAGGGGCCCAGAGCTTGAGGCCGAAAAGAAAGTCGCTGCTGCTGCAAGAAATTTCAAGGAAGCAGGACGAATAGCTGCTGAGTCAAAGGCGCTGAGCTTAGAGAAGGAAAACCTCCAGAAAAAGATAGATGATGCTGCTTTAGAATTGAAGGAAGCAGAGGAAGAAATTGAGCAAACGACAAGGAAATTGCGGGAGACTGAAGAGACTGTGCTCTGCAAGGAAAAAGAGGCGGCACTTGCAAGGTGCAAGAGGCTCAGATTGGTCGCTGCAGAGGCAATGGCTGAGAGGTATTCTGCACTTGAGATGGGTGATCTCGACGAAGCCGGGAGTTTACTTTCGGAGGCTGAAGATGCTGACTCTGAAGCATCGAAGCTGCAGCTGTCATATAACTTCGAGGGCGAGGAGTTTGAAAAGTTGGATAAGAAGCTTATTTCTGTCGAAGTCATCACCAAACTTTCTGGTGAACAGTTAGCAAAGGTTGCTGCTTCTCACCTTTCTGCCATGTGA